From Ptychodera flava strain L36383 chromosome 2, AS_Pfla_20210202, whole genome shotgun sequence, the proteins below share one genomic window:
- the LOC139149982 gene encoding uncharacterized protein — MSIVTFGTQNSKVIKSPVTTLDICLRNGSVMTVTVNIVPQITGTLHRMPINTETFQNWDILWKDIPLADSLPQETETSTIELLIGNDYYLDLILPQIVEVQPGLHLLGSKLGWILTGRTPGNPEPANEPSMLILTLGSQLGSTTPMYTSPDSSLNVTPNLADFWSMETIGIRDSYEESDDDRALEHFNETVKFENGRYHVKWPWKEEQPDLPENRELAYGRLKTLVQKLSKNPDLLEKYDAIIEEQRRREIIEQLTDASEVGHKKHYIPHHAVINPMKTSTKVRIVYDASAKVTKDSKNLNECLYRGPVMLKDLCGLLLRFRLNKVAMVADIEKAFLQVGLQAPDKDVTRFFWLKDCKIPRVDGNLQIYRFCRIPFGVISSPFLLAATLDHHLKKDGSETAQKIRDNIYVDNVITGTDAPQSAYNFYTEAKKIFSNASMNLREWTSNSELLLNRIPEHDQSRGDKIKVLGSNWHVKEDTMTVPGPEIEKLLVVSTKREALQSISSIFDPLGFFTPVTLNAKLFLQSLWKAELNWDGRLDEESLSQWKYIAEQLQLIPSHSFPRFIGTGEETTQVKYQLMCFSDASTRAYSTAVYLRHLKGESCQVNLLFSKTRLAPMKKISVPRLELLAVLIGVRALNFVEKELSLPIANKMLWTDSQCVLKWMTSKKPLTVFVENRLKEIKSNSCIQFRYVDTKDNPADIATRGISYDELENSVKWWHGPNWLSNPEDTWPTWNVSEVNKELLQTIKSEERTRILYETGLLSGEDCSSTSPFGIDDKKFSSLIKLLRVTALASRFIKKLRRQHSEEGPLTVKEIAQAKLLWELHVQRRNFPDVFEAIRRNRKHNLKYQLGIQLDDKGLLRCHGRLINSELSEGALRPKLLATRDHFTNL; from the coding sequence ATGTCTATTGTCACATTTGgaactcaaaactcaaaagtgATCAAATCTCCAGTGACTACATTGGACATTTGTCTTCGAAATGGTTCTGTTATGACTGTCACTGTAAACATCGTGCCACAAATCACTGGAACTTTACACCGAATGCCAATTAACACTGAGACATTTCAGAACTGGGACATTTTGTGGAAAGATATCCCTTTGGCTGATTCACTACCTCAGGAAACTGAAACTTCCACTATTGAACTACTTATTGGTAACGACTACTATTTGGATCTGATCCTGCCACAGATAGTTGAAGTCCAGCCTGGCCTTCATTTACTTGGTTCCAAACTTGGATGGATACTTACTGGAAGAACACCAGGTAATCCTGAACCAGCAAACGAGCCAAGTATGTTAATACTCACACTTGGTAGTCAACTTGGCAGTACGACTCCTATGTACACCAGTCCTGATTCTTCACTTAACGTAACGCCAAATCTTGCAGACTTCTGGAGTATGGAAACAATCGGGATAAGAGACTCTTATGAAGAATCGGATGATGACAGAGCACTCGAACACTTCAATGAAactgtgaaatttgaaaatggaagATACCATGTCAAGTGGCCTTGGAAAGAGGAACAGCCTGACTTACCTGAAAATCGTGAACTTGCCTATGGGCGTTTAAAGACATTGGTCCAGAAACTGTCCAAGAACCCAGATCTTCTAGAAAAATACGATGCCATTATTGAAGAACAGAGAAGAAGAGAGATAATAGAGCAATTGACAGACGCATCTGAAGTAGGACACAAAAAACACTATATACCACATCATGCTGTGATTAATCCCATGAAGACAAGCACAAAAGTAAGAATAGTGTATGATGCCTCTGCCAAAGTAACGAAGGACTCTAAGAATCTCAATGAATGTCTCTACCGAGGACCTGTCATGCTGAAAGATTTATGTGGACTATTACTACGTTTCAGACTGAACAAAGTTGCCATGGTAGCGGACATTGAGAAAGCCTTTCTACAAGTGGGACTTCAAGCGCCTGATAAAGATGTTACTAGATTTTTCTGGTTAAAGGACTGTAAAATTCCACGGGTAGATGGTAACCTTCAAATCTACAGATTCTGCCGCATCCCGTTTGGTGTGATTTCAAGTCCTTTTCTTCTGGCCGCCACATTGGACCATCACTTAAAGAAAGATGGAAGTGAGACCGCACAGAAGATAAGAGACAATATCTATGTGGATAATGTAATTACCGGAACTGATGCTCCACAATCCGCTTACAACTTCTACACTGAAGCAAAGAAGATCTTCTCAAATGCTTCCATGAATTTACGTGAGTGGACATCCAACTCAGAGTTACTATTGAACCGTATACCAGAGCATGATCAATCGAGAGGTGACAAGATTAAAGTCCTAGGATCGAACTGGCATGTGAAAGAAGACACAATGACTGTACCTGGTCCTGAAATAGAGAAGCTGTTAGTAGTGTCTACAAAGCGAGAAGCACTGCAGTCTATTTCCTCAATCTTCGACCCCCTCGGATTCTTCACTCCAGTAACACTGAATGCAAAGCTTTTTCTACAATCACTGTGGAAAGCAGAACTGAACTGGGATGGAAGACTTGACGAAGAAAGTCTAAGCCAGTGGAAGTACATTGCTGAACAACTGCAACTCATTCCTTCTCACAGTTTCCCAAGATTCATAGGGACTGGCGAAGAGACTACACAAGTAAAATATCAACTGATGTGCTTCAGTGATGCCTCTACTCGTGCTTATTCGACAGCTGTCTACTTGCGTCACCTGAAAGGGGAATCATGTCAGGTCAATCTACTGTTCTCCAAGACCCGTCTTGCACCTATGAAGAAAATAAGTGTACCAAGACTTGAATTACTTGCCGTACTCATTGGTGTACGAGCCCTCAACTTTGTAGAGAAGGAACTTTCACTTCCgattgcaaacaaaatgttgTGGACAGACTCTCAGTGCGTGCTAAAATGGATGACAAGTAAGAAGCCTCTTACTGTGTTTGTGGAAAACAGACTGAAGGAAATTAAATCCAACTCTTGCATCCAATTTCGATATGTTGACACTAAGGATAACCCTGCTGACATAGCAACAAGAGGAATATCCTATGATGAACTTGAAAATTCGGTAAAATGGTGGCATGGTCCGAATTGGTTGAGTAATCCTGAAGACACTTGGCCCACTTGGAATGTATCCGAAGTCAACAAAGAACTGTTGCAAACTATCAAATCAGAAGAAAGAACAAGAATACTATATGAAACAGGTCTGTTGTCAGGGGAAGACTGCAGCTCAACTAGCCCCTTTGGCATCGATGACAAGAAATTCTCATCACTGATAAAGCTTCTTAGGGTTACTGCTCTGGCTAGTCGATTCATAAAGAAACTGAGGAGACAGCATTCTGAAGAAGGCCCCTTAACTGTAAAGGAAATCGCACAGGCAAAACTCCTTTGGGAACTTCATGTACAGAGAAGAAACTTTCCTGACGTTTTTGAAGCCATAAGAAGAAATAGAAAACACAACCTGAAGTATCAGCTAGGCATACAACTAGATGATAAAGGGCTACTTCGGTGCCATGGAAGACTCATAAATTCCGAACTTTCTGAAGGTGCTCTTCGCCCAAAACTGCTCGCTACGAGGGACCACTTCACCAACTTGTGA
- the LOC139149984 gene encoding uncharacterized protein, producing MPAMAPLPRKRVTQSPPFTYTGLDYFGPLFIKETSGTKKVWICLYTCLAVRAIHLELIKDMSAEQFLLCLRRFIARRGTPEQIISDNAPQFKLAKSVLDKVWMNVIMDRGVRKYMTDQGIKWQFIVELAPWMGGFYERLVGCVKKCLRKAIGKACLTYDQLHTLMIEAEAVVNTRPLVYVDDDINSSITLTPADFLTLNPKTGMPDAEPDSDDPDLEYKPRMSSAEKLLQTWKKGQRLLNGFWNRWRDSYILNLRERSQRHLSAPRIQAPSQPKTGDVVIVKDNLPRGSWNLGKVHDLIQSRDGECRAARVILPSRKCINRPVNLLYPIECPETLTQEDCDLQTVQADETKSTKPGIQRRPSRRAAIEANKRLAQQLSQ from the coding sequence ATGCCGGCTATGGCACCATTGCCAAGGAAGAGAGTGACTCAATCACCGCCGTTTACATATACTGGACTTGACTACTTTGGACCTTTGTTCATCAAAGAAACTTCGGGTACAAAGAAAGTTTGGATCTGCTTGTACACTTGTTTAGCTGTGCGAGCAATTCATCTTGAACTGATAAAGGACATGTCAGCAGAGCAATTTCTCCTGTGTTTACGGAGATTTATTGCTCGCCGTGGAACCCCTGAGCAAATAATTTCTGACAACGCTCCTCAGTTCAAACTAGCAAAGTCTGTCCTGGACAAAGTATGGATGAATgtcatcatggaccgtggtgtCAGAAAGTACATGACTGATCAAGGCATCAAATGGCAATTCATCGTTGAACTTGCTCCATGGATGGGAGGATTTTATGAGAGACTTGTTGGATGTGTTAAGAAGTGCCTACGGAAAGCTATAGGAAAAGCATGTCTCACGTACGACCAACTTCATACTCTAATGATTGAAGCAGAAGCTGTAGTGAACACTCGCCCACTGGTTTACGTGGATGATGATATCAACTCATCAATAACCTTGACTCCAGCAGATTTCCTAACTCTTAATCCGAAGACTGGAATGCCCGATGCTGAGCCTGACTCTGATGATCCTGACCTAGAGTACAAACCCAGAATGTCATCTGCTGAGAAACTCTTACAAACCTGGAAGAAAGGTCAACGACTTCTCAACGGATTCTGGAACAGGTGGAGAGATAGTTACATACTCAATTTGAGGGAGAGAAGCCAGAGACATTTAAGTGCACCAAGAATTCAAGCTCCTTCTCAACCTAAGACTGGCGATGTTGTGATTGTCAAGGACAATTTGCCTCGTGGATCATGGAACTTGGGGAAAGTTCATGATCTGATTCAAAGTAGAGATGGAGAATGTCGAGCTGCAAGGGTAATTCTGCCGTCCAGGAAATGCATCAATCGACCTGTGAATCTACTGTATCCTATAGAATGTCCAGAGACCTTAACTCAGGAAGATTGTGACCTGCAAACTGTTCAAGCCGATGAAACGAAATCAACTAAACCAGGAATTCAACGACGCCCTTCAAGACGAGCTGCAATCGAAGCAAACAAAAGACTTGCCCAACAACTTAGCCAATGA
- the LOC139149993 gene encoding adenosine receptor A1-like produces the protein MSLHTGVFDLRRGAFIRRGLTVDRCVAIKWPLRYQSIVTGKFTAIIIATQWIFAVLYGFAPAMGWNNIDDETELIRCEPVLITTVEYSMVVIFVVIIPTLTFVSVIFCITLAAANRQMKRIEATTVSADQIEPNSNRNQRKNVRITKTLFVLVIITYIFGSLFWLPFAIVCEIRKIAFHWDNLDEDASLAHITSIST, from the exons ATGTCTCTACACACTGGCGTATTTGACCTGAGGAGAGGTGCATTCATAAGAAGAG GTTTGACAGTAGACCGTTGCGTGGCGATTAAATGGCCTCTAAGATACCAATCAATTGTCACTGGAAAGTTCACGGCCATAATCATCGCCACCCAGTGGATCTTTGCCGTTCTTTACGGTTTTGCGCCAGCTATGGGCTGGAACAACATCGATGACGAAACTGAATTGATTCGTTGCGAACCGGTTCTCATCACAACGGTCGAATACAGCATGGTTGTAATATTCGTAGTGATTATTCCGACCTTGACCTTCGTCTCCGTGATTTTCTGCATCACTCTGGCCGCTGCTAACCGACAAATGAAGAGAATAGAAGCAACAACAGTCTCCGCTGACCAGATTGAACCGAACAGTAATCGCAACCAgcgcaaaaacgttcgaataACGAAAACTTTATTCGTGTTGGTCATAATCACCTACATATTTGGCTCCCTATTTTGGCTGCCCTTTGCTATCGTCTGTGAGATACGCAAAATAGCATTTCACTGGGATAACTTGGATGAAGATGCATCGCTCGCACATATCACCTCCATCTCCACCTAA
- the LOC139120321 gene encoding sulfotransferase 1 family member D1-like: MINYRATLMASDGMKYLNSVTSPRLIKSHLPCNFFPGEALKKKCKIVYVLRNPKDTYVSYYYFHKNNWFHGYYDKSWSEFYKACVDKQLPYGDWFDHVLGWWKHKDEKNFCFLKYEDMKRNSRAAVKTLSSFLEKDLSAEETTKIL; this comes from the exons ATGATAAATTATCGAGCGACTCTCATGGCATCAGACGGAATGAAGTATTTGAATTCAGTGACGTCACCACGCCTAATCAAGTCCCATTTGCCGTGTAATTTCTTTCCAGGGGAAGCTCTGAAAAAGAAGTGTAAG ATTGTATATGTTCTGAGGAATCCGAAAGACACATATGTATCATATTACTACTTCCACAAGAATAATTGGTTTCATGGTTACTACGACAAATCTTGGTCAGAATTCTACAAAGCGTGCGTCGACAAACAAT TGCCGTATGGCGATTGGTTCGATCACGTGTTAGGATGGTGGAAGCACAAAGATGAGAAAAACTTTTGCTTCTTGAAATATGAAGACATGAAAAGA AATTCCCGAGCTGCAGTGAAGACGTTGTCATCGTTTTTGGAGAAGGACTTATCAGCAGAGGAGACGACAAAAATTCTCTAA